One Eubalaena glacialis isolate mEubGla1 chromosome 11, mEubGla1.1.hap2.+ XY, whole genome shotgun sequence DNA segment encodes these proteins:
- the TNS2 gene encoding tensin-2 isoform X7: protein MCWEGGLLSSPRALGQLLRKESGAGRAMKGKWLPPPGRFQEAPGQAPALFGPHGWHPRQPDTMKSSGPVERLLRALGRRDSSRATNRPRKAEPHSFREKVFRKKPPVCAVCKVTIDGTGVSCRVCKVATHRKCEAKVTSSCQAVPPTELRRNTAPVRRIEHLGSTKSLNYSKQRSTLPRLRLLPRSFSLDPLMERRWDLDLTYVTERILAAAFPARPDEQRHRGHLRELAHVLQSKHRDKYLLFNLSEKRHDLTRLNPKVQDFGWPELHAPPLDKLCSICKAMETWLSADPQHVVVLYCKGSKGKLGVIVSAYMHYSKISAGADQALATLTMRKFCEDKVASELQPSQRRYISYFSGLLSGSIRMNSSPLFLHYVLVPMLPAFEPGTGFQPFLKIYQSMQLVYTSGIYHVAGPGPQQLCISLEPALLLKGDVMVTCYHRGSRGTDRTLVFRVQFHTCTIHGPRLTFPKDQLDEAWTDERFPFQASVEFVFSSSPEKIKGSTPRNEPSVSVDYNTAEPAVRWDSYENFNLHHEDSVDDSVTHTRGPLDGSPYAQVQRAPRQTPPAPSPEPPPPPLLSVSSDSGHSSTLTTEPAAESPGRPPPTAAERQELERLLGGCGVAAGGRGAGRETAILDDEEQPPAGGGPRLGMYSGHRPGLSRHCSCRQGYREPCGVPNGGYYRPEGTLERRRLAYGAYEGPPQGYAEASVEKRRLCRSLSEGPYPYPPELGKPANGDFGYRAPGYREVVILEDPGLPALCSCPACEEKLALPTAALYGLRLEREAGEGWANEAGKPLLHPVRPGHPLPLLVPACGHHHAPVPDYSCLKPPKAGEEGHEGCSYAMCPEGRYGHPGYPALVTYGYGGAVPSYCPAYGRAPHSCGSPGEGRRYPSSGAHSPRAGSISPGSPPYPQSRNLSYEIPAEEGGDRYPLPGHLAPAGPLASAESPEPVSWREGPSGHSTLPRSPRDAQCSASSELSGPSTPLHTSSPVQGKESARRQDTRSPTLAPPQRLSPGEALPPASQGGAEKSPELPARSGPEPAAPGPFSPASPPSSPNDWPQERSPGGRSDSASPRGPVPTTLPGLRHAPWQGLRDSPDSPDGSPLTPVPTQMPWLVASPEPPQSSPVPAFPLAASYDINGPTQPPLPEKRHLLGPGQQPGPWGPEQASPPARGTSHHVTFAPLLPDNAPQPPEPPIQESQSNVKFVQDTSKFWYKPHLSRDQAIALLKDKDPGTFLIRDSHSFQGAYGLALKVATPPPSAQPWKGDPLEQLVRHFLIETGPKGVKIKGCPSEPYFGSLSALVSQHSISPLSLPCCLRIPSKDPLEEAPEAPVPTNMSTAADLLRQGAGLSPGHHADRQPEEVSALLSPPLSSEQHHLRQH from the exons CCTAGGAAAGCTGAGCCACATAGCTTCCGGGAGAAGGTTTTCCGGAAGAAACCACCAGTCTGTGCAGTGTGTAAGGTGACCATCGATGGGACAGGCGTCTCGTGCCGAG TGTGCAAGGTGGCGACACACAGAAAATGTGAAGCAAAG GTGACTTCGTCCTGTCAGGCCGTGCCTCCCACGGAGCTG CGGAGAAACACGGCCCCTGTGAGGCGCATAGAGCACCTG GGATCCACCAAGTCTCTGAACTACTCAAAGCAACGCAGCACTCTGCCCAG GCTTCGCCTCCTCCCCAGGAGCTTCAGCCTGGATCCTCTCATGGAGCGCCGCTGGGACTTGGACCTCACCTACGTGACGGAGCGGATCCTGGCCGCCGCCTTCCCCGCGCGGCCCGACGAGCAGCGACACCGGGGCCACCTGCGCGAGCTGGCTCACGTGCTGCAATCCAAGCACCGCGACAAGTACCTG CTCTTCAACCTTTCAGAGAAAAGACATGACCTGACCCGCCTAAACCCCAAG GTCCAGGACTTTGGCTGGCCTGAGCTGCACGCGCCCCCGCTGGACAAGCTGTGCTCCATCTGCAAAGCCATGGAGACGTGGCTCAGTGCCGACCCGCAGCACGTGGTCGTACTGTACTGCAAG GGGAGCAAGGGCAAGCTCGGGGTCATCGTCTCTGCCTACATGCACTACAGCAAAATCTCTGCAGG GGCGGACCAGGCACTGGCTACCCTTACCATGCGGAAGTTCTGTGAGGACAAGGTGGCCTCGGAGCTGCAGCCATCCCAGCGCCG GTATATCAGCTACTTCAGTGGTCTGCTGTCCGGCTCCATCAGAATGAACAGCAGCCCTCTCTTCCTGCACTACGTGCTCGTGCCCATGCTGCCAGCCTTTGAACCTGGCACGG GTTTCCAGCCCTTCCTCAAGATCTACCAGTCCATGCAGCTTGTCTACACATCTGGAATCTA tcATGTTGCAGGCCCTGGTCCCCAGCAGCTTTGCATCAGCCTGGAGCCAGCTCTCCTCCTGAAAGGCGATGTCATG GTGACGTGCTATCACAGGGGGAGCCGGGGGACTGACCGGACCCTCGTGTTCCGAGTCCAGTTCCACACGTGTACCATCCATGGACCACGGCTCACCTTCCCCAAGGACCAGCTGGACGAGGCCTGGACCG ACGAGAGGTTCCCCTTCCAAGCCTCGGTGGAGTTCGTCTTCTCCTCCAGCCCAGAGAAGATCAAAG GCAGCACCCCACGGAACGAGCCCTCGGTGTCTGTTGACTACAACACGGCAGAGCCTGCTGTGCGCTGGGACTCCTACGAGAACTTCAACCTGCACCACGAGGACAGTGTGGACG ACTCCGTCACCCATACCCGGGGACCCCTGGATGGCAGTCCTTACGCCCAGGTGCAGCGGGCCCCCCGCCAGACCCCGCCGGCGCCCTCTCCggagccgcccccgcccccgctgctCTCTGTCAGCAGCGATTCTGGCCATTCATCCACGCTGACCACCGAGCCAGCCGCTGAGTCCCCTGGCCGGCCACCCCCGACAGCTGCCGAGCGGCAGGAGCTGGAGCGCCTCCTGGGGGGCTGTGGAGTGGCCGCTGGGGGCCGGGGAGCTGGGCGTGAGACGGCCATCCTCGatgatgaagagcagcccccggcGGGTGGAGGCCCCCGCCTTGGAATGTATTCGGGACACAGGCCTGGCCTCAGCCGCCACTGCTCCTGCCGCCAGGGCTACCGGGAGCCCTGCGGGGTCCCCAATGGGGGCTACTACCGGCCAGAGGGGACCCTGGAGAGGAGGCGGCTGGCCTACGGGGCCTACGAGGGGCCCCCACAGGGCTATGCTGAGGCCTCCGTGGAGAAGAGGCGCCTCTGCCGATCGCTGTCCGAGGGGCCGTACCCCTACCCGCCTGAGCTGGGGAAACCGGCCAACGGGGACTTTGGCTACCGCGCCCCAGGCTACCGGGAGGTGGTGATCCTAGAGGACCCTGGGCTGCCTGCCCTGTGCTCATGCCCCGCCTGTGAGGAGAAGCTAGCGCTGCCCACGGCAGCCCTCTATGGGCTGCGCCTggagagggaggctggagaggggtGGGCGAATGAGGCTGGCAAGCCCCTCCTGCACCCGGTGCGACCTGGGCACCCGCTGCCCCTGCTGGTGCCTGCCTGCGGGCACCACCATGCCCCAGTGCCTGACTACAGCTGCCTGAAGCCACCCAAGGCAGGCGAGGAAGGGCATGAGGGCTGCTCCTACGCCATGTGCCCCGAAGGCAGGTATGGGCATCCAGGGTACCCTGCCCTGGTGACATACGGCTATGGAGGAGCGGTTCCCAGTTACTGCCCAGCGTATGGCCGGGCGCCTCACAGCTGCGGGTCTCCAGGCGAGGGCAGAAGGTATCCCAGCTCTGGTGCCCACTCCCCCCGGGCTGGCTCCATTTCCCCCGGCAGCCCGCCCTACCCCCAATCCAGGAACCTCAGCTACGAGATCcctgcagaggagggaggggacaggtATCCGCTGCCCGGGCACCTGGCCCCAGCAGGACCCTTGGCATCTGCAG AGTCGCCGGAGCCGGTGTCCTGGAGGGAGGGCCCCAGCGGGCACAGCACCCTGCCTCGGTCTCCCCGAGATGCCCAGTGCAGTGCCTCTTCTGAGCTGTCCGGTCCCTCCACGCCCCTGCACACCAGCAGCCCAGTCCAGGGCAAAGAGAG CGCCCGACGGCAGGACACTAGGTCCCCCACCTTGGCGCCCCCTCAGAGACTGAGTCCCGGAGAGGCCTTGCCACCTGCTTCCCAGGGAGGGGCTGAAAAATCTCCAGAGCTGCCAGCAAGAAGTGGGCCTGAGCCTGCGGCCCCTGGtcccttctccccagcctccccgccCAGCTCACCCAACGACTGGCCTCAGGAGAGGAGCCCGGGGGGCCGTTCGGACAGCGCCAGTCCGAGGGGCCCTGTACCCACCACCCTGCCCGGCCTCCGCCACGCCCCCTGGCAGGGCCTTCGAGACTCCCCGGACAGCCCAGATGGGTCCCCCCTCACCCCTGTGCCTACTCAGATGCCCTGGCTTGTGGCCAGCCCAGAGCCACCTCAGAGCTCACCCGTACCTGCCTTCCCTCTGGCTGCATCTTATGACATCAATggccccacccagcccccactTCCCGAGAAGCGCCACCTGCTGGGGCCTGGGCAACAGCCAGGACCCTGGGGCCCAGAGCAGGCATCACCACCAGCCAGAGGCACGAGTCACCATGTCACCTTTGCACCTCTGCTCCCGGATAATGCCCCCCAACCTCCAG AGCCCCCTATACAAGAGAGCCAGAGCAACGTCAAGTTTGTCCAGGATACATCCAAGTTCTGGTATAAGCCACACCTGTCCCGTGACCAAG ccATTGCCCTGCTGAAGGACAAGGACCCTGGGACCTTCTTGATCAGGGACAGTCATTCATTCCAAGGAGCCTATGGGCTGGCTCTCAAGGTGGCTACGCCCCCACCCAGCGCCCAGCCCTGGAAAG GGGACCCCTTGGAACAGCTGGTCCGCCATTTTCTCATTGAGACTGGGCCCAAAGGGGTGAAGATCAAGGGCTGCCCCAGCGAGCCCTACTTTG GCAGCCTGTCGGCCCTGGTCTCCCAGCACTCCATCTCCCCGCTGTCCCTGCCCTGCTGCCTGCGCATTCCCAGCAAAG ATCCTCTGGAGGAGGCCCCAGAGGCCCCAGTGCCCACCAACATGAGCACAGCGGCAGACCTCCTGCGTCAGGGCGCCG GTCTCAGCCCAGGGCATCACGCTGACAGACAACCAGAGGAAGTGAGT GCTCTTCTTTCGCCGCCATTATCCAGTGAACAGCATCACCTTCGCCAGCACTGA
- the TNS2 gene encoding tensin-2 isoform X6 — MCWEGGLLSSPRALGQLLRKESGAGRAMKGKWLPPPGRFQEAPGQAPALFGPHGWHPRQPDTMKSSGPVERLLRALGRRDSSRATNRPRKAEPHSFREKVFRKKPPVCAVCKVTIDGTGVSCRVCKVATHRKCEAKVTSSCQAVPPTELRRNTAPVRRIEHLGSTKSLNYSKQRSTLPRLRLLPRSFSLDPLMERRWDLDLTYVTERILAAAFPARPDEQRHRGHLRELAHVLQSKHRDKYLLFNLSEKRHDLTRLNPKVQDFGWPELHAPPLDKLCSICKAMETWLSADPQHVVVLYCKGSKGKLGVIVSAYMHYSKISAGADQALATLTMRKFCEDKVASELQPSQRRYISYFSGLLSGSIRMNSSPLFLHYVLVPMLPAFEPGTGFQPFLKIYQSMQLVYTSGIYHVAGPGPQQLCISLEPALLLKGDVMVTCYHRGSRGTDRTLVFRVQFHTCTIHGPRLTFPKDQLDEAWTDERFPFQASVEFVFSSSPEKIKGSTPRNEPSVSVDYNTAEPAVRWDSYENFNLHHEDSVDDSVTHTRGPLDGSPYAQVQRAPRQTPPAPSPEPPPPPLLSVSSDSGHSSTLTTEPAAESPGRPPPTAAERQELERLLGGCGVAAGGRGAGRETAILDDEEQPPAGGGPRLGMYSGHRPGLSRHCSCRQGYREPCGVPNGGYYRPEGTLERRRLAYGAYEGPPQGYAEASVEKRRLCRSLSEGPYPYPPELGKPANGDFGYRAPGYREVVILEDPGLPALCSCPACEEKLALPTAALYGLRLEREAGEGWANEAGKPLLHPVRPGHPLPLLVPACGHHHAPVPDYSCLKPPKAGEEGHEGCSYAMCPEGRYGHPGYPALVTYGYGGAVPSYCPAYGRAPHSCGSPGEGRRYPSSGAHSPRAGSISPGSPPYPQSRNLSYEIPAEEGGDRYPLPGHLAPAGPLASAESPEPVSWREGPSGHSTLPRSPRDAQCSASSELSGPSTPLHTSSPVQGKESARRQDTRSPTLAPPQRLSPGEALPPASQGGAEKSPELPARSGPEPAAPGPFSPASPPSSPNDWPQERSPGGRSDSASPRGPVPTTLPGLRHAPWQGLRDSPDSPDGSPLTPVPTQMPWLVASPEPPQSSPVPAFPLAASYDINGPTQPPLPEKRHLLGPGQQPGPWGPEQASPPARGTSHHVTFAPLLPDNAPQPPEPPIQESQSNVKFVQDTSKFWYKPHLSRDQAIALLKDKDPGTFLIRDSHSFQGAYGLALKVATPPPSAQPWKGDPLEQLVRHFLIETGPKGVKIKGCPSEPYFGSLSALVSQHSISPLSLPCCLRIPSKDPLEEAPEAPVPTNMSTAADLLRQGAACSVLYLTSVETESLTGPQAVARASSAALSCSPRATPAIVHFKVSAQGITLTDNQRK; from the exons CCTAGGAAAGCTGAGCCACATAGCTTCCGGGAGAAGGTTTTCCGGAAGAAACCACCAGTCTGTGCAGTGTGTAAGGTGACCATCGATGGGACAGGCGTCTCGTGCCGAG TGTGCAAGGTGGCGACACACAGAAAATGTGAAGCAAAG GTGACTTCGTCCTGTCAGGCCGTGCCTCCCACGGAGCTG CGGAGAAACACGGCCCCTGTGAGGCGCATAGAGCACCTG GGATCCACCAAGTCTCTGAACTACTCAAAGCAACGCAGCACTCTGCCCAG GCTTCGCCTCCTCCCCAGGAGCTTCAGCCTGGATCCTCTCATGGAGCGCCGCTGGGACTTGGACCTCACCTACGTGACGGAGCGGATCCTGGCCGCCGCCTTCCCCGCGCGGCCCGACGAGCAGCGACACCGGGGCCACCTGCGCGAGCTGGCTCACGTGCTGCAATCCAAGCACCGCGACAAGTACCTG CTCTTCAACCTTTCAGAGAAAAGACATGACCTGACCCGCCTAAACCCCAAG GTCCAGGACTTTGGCTGGCCTGAGCTGCACGCGCCCCCGCTGGACAAGCTGTGCTCCATCTGCAAAGCCATGGAGACGTGGCTCAGTGCCGACCCGCAGCACGTGGTCGTACTGTACTGCAAG GGGAGCAAGGGCAAGCTCGGGGTCATCGTCTCTGCCTACATGCACTACAGCAAAATCTCTGCAGG GGCGGACCAGGCACTGGCTACCCTTACCATGCGGAAGTTCTGTGAGGACAAGGTGGCCTCGGAGCTGCAGCCATCCCAGCGCCG GTATATCAGCTACTTCAGTGGTCTGCTGTCCGGCTCCATCAGAATGAACAGCAGCCCTCTCTTCCTGCACTACGTGCTCGTGCCCATGCTGCCAGCCTTTGAACCTGGCACGG GTTTCCAGCCCTTCCTCAAGATCTACCAGTCCATGCAGCTTGTCTACACATCTGGAATCTA tcATGTTGCAGGCCCTGGTCCCCAGCAGCTTTGCATCAGCCTGGAGCCAGCTCTCCTCCTGAAAGGCGATGTCATG GTGACGTGCTATCACAGGGGGAGCCGGGGGACTGACCGGACCCTCGTGTTCCGAGTCCAGTTCCACACGTGTACCATCCATGGACCACGGCTCACCTTCCCCAAGGACCAGCTGGACGAGGCCTGGACCG ACGAGAGGTTCCCCTTCCAAGCCTCGGTGGAGTTCGTCTTCTCCTCCAGCCCAGAGAAGATCAAAG GCAGCACCCCACGGAACGAGCCCTCGGTGTCTGTTGACTACAACACGGCAGAGCCTGCTGTGCGCTGGGACTCCTACGAGAACTTCAACCTGCACCACGAGGACAGTGTGGACG ACTCCGTCACCCATACCCGGGGACCCCTGGATGGCAGTCCTTACGCCCAGGTGCAGCGGGCCCCCCGCCAGACCCCGCCGGCGCCCTCTCCggagccgcccccgcccccgctgctCTCTGTCAGCAGCGATTCTGGCCATTCATCCACGCTGACCACCGAGCCAGCCGCTGAGTCCCCTGGCCGGCCACCCCCGACAGCTGCCGAGCGGCAGGAGCTGGAGCGCCTCCTGGGGGGCTGTGGAGTGGCCGCTGGGGGCCGGGGAGCTGGGCGTGAGACGGCCATCCTCGatgatgaagagcagcccccggcGGGTGGAGGCCCCCGCCTTGGAATGTATTCGGGACACAGGCCTGGCCTCAGCCGCCACTGCTCCTGCCGCCAGGGCTACCGGGAGCCCTGCGGGGTCCCCAATGGGGGCTACTACCGGCCAGAGGGGACCCTGGAGAGGAGGCGGCTGGCCTACGGGGCCTACGAGGGGCCCCCACAGGGCTATGCTGAGGCCTCCGTGGAGAAGAGGCGCCTCTGCCGATCGCTGTCCGAGGGGCCGTACCCCTACCCGCCTGAGCTGGGGAAACCGGCCAACGGGGACTTTGGCTACCGCGCCCCAGGCTACCGGGAGGTGGTGATCCTAGAGGACCCTGGGCTGCCTGCCCTGTGCTCATGCCCCGCCTGTGAGGAGAAGCTAGCGCTGCCCACGGCAGCCCTCTATGGGCTGCGCCTggagagggaggctggagaggggtGGGCGAATGAGGCTGGCAAGCCCCTCCTGCACCCGGTGCGACCTGGGCACCCGCTGCCCCTGCTGGTGCCTGCCTGCGGGCACCACCATGCCCCAGTGCCTGACTACAGCTGCCTGAAGCCACCCAAGGCAGGCGAGGAAGGGCATGAGGGCTGCTCCTACGCCATGTGCCCCGAAGGCAGGTATGGGCATCCAGGGTACCCTGCCCTGGTGACATACGGCTATGGAGGAGCGGTTCCCAGTTACTGCCCAGCGTATGGCCGGGCGCCTCACAGCTGCGGGTCTCCAGGCGAGGGCAGAAGGTATCCCAGCTCTGGTGCCCACTCCCCCCGGGCTGGCTCCATTTCCCCCGGCAGCCCGCCCTACCCCCAATCCAGGAACCTCAGCTACGAGATCcctgcagaggagggaggggacaggtATCCGCTGCCCGGGCACCTGGCCCCAGCAGGACCCTTGGCATCTGCAG AGTCGCCGGAGCCGGTGTCCTGGAGGGAGGGCCCCAGCGGGCACAGCACCCTGCCTCGGTCTCCCCGAGATGCCCAGTGCAGTGCCTCTTCTGAGCTGTCCGGTCCCTCCACGCCCCTGCACACCAGCAGCCCAGTCCAGGGCAAAGAGAG CGCCCGACGGCAGGACACTAGGTCCCCCACCTTGGCGCCCCCTCAGAGACTGAGTCCCGGAGAGGCCTTGCCACCTGCTTCCCAGGGAGGGGCTGAAAAATCTCCAGAGCTGCCAGCAAGAAGTGGGCCTGAGCCTGCGGCCCCTGGtcccttctccccagcctccccgccCAGCTCACCCAACGACTGGCCTCAGGAGAGGAGCCCGGGGGGCCGTTCGGACAGCGCCAGTCCGAGGGGCCCTGTACCCACCACCCTGCCCGGCCTCCGCCACGCCCCCTGGCAGGGCCTTCGAGACTCCCCGGACAGCCCAGATGGGTCCCCCCTCACCCCTGTGCCTACTCAGATGCCCTGGCTTGTGGCCAGCCCAGAGCCACCTCAGAGCTCACCCGTACCTGCCTTCCCTCTGGCTGCATCTTATGACATCAATggccccacccagcccccactTCCCGAGAAGCGCCACCTGCTGGGGCCTGGGCAACAGCCAGGACCCTGGGGCCCAGAGCAGGCATCACCACCAGCCAGAGGCACGAGTCACCATGTCACCTTTGCACCTCTGCTCCCGGATAATGCCCCCCAACCTCCAG AGCCCCCTATACAAGAGAGCCAGAGCAACGTCAAGTTTGTCCAGGATACATCCAAGTTCTGGTATAAGCCACACCTGTCCCGTGACCAAG ccATTGCCCTGCTGAAGGACAAGGACCCTGGGACCTTCTTGATCAGGGACAGTCATTCATTCCAAGGAGCCTATGGGCTGGCTCTCAAGGTGGCTACGCCCCCACCCAGCGCCCAGCCCTGGAAAG GGGACCCCTTGGAACAGCTGGTCCGCCATTTTCTCATTGAGACTGGGCCCAAAGGGGTGAAGATCAAGGGCTGCCCCAGCGAGCCCTACTTTG GCAGCCTGTCGGCCCTGGTCTCCCAGCACTCCATCTCCCCGCTGTCCCTGCCCTGCTGCCTGCGCATTCCCAGCAAAG ATCCTCTGGAGGAGGCCCCAGAGGCCCCAGTGCCCACCAACATGAGCACAGCGGCAGACCTCCTGCGTCAGGGCGCCG cctGCAGTGTGCTCTACCTGACCTCAGTGGAGACGGAGTCGCTGACAGGCCCCCAGGCGGTGGCGCGGGCCAGCTCCGCAGCTCTGAGCTGCAGCCCCCGCGCCACACCAGCCATTGTCCACTTCAAGGTCTCAGCCCAGGGCATCACGCTGACAGACAACCAGAGGAAGTGA